A section of the Streptomyces sp. NBC_01591 genome encodes:
- a CDS encoding MGH1-like glycoside hydrolase domain-containing protein: MTRWRDRHLTGHRPLSALTALLLAGGALAVPQTATAHGHPKPPPSYADVLELHGTPAAAQPGDDEDNNPVTVFADRGAWHAYALPEPGDKDAYGGFTGPLYIAQEYPWWLSKSFSRIRLTEHGRPLDLAGGGAPRSTSLPGRLLQSYDLGRGLRLTLELRFATDRSALVRAEVRNTGPAPRTLGADWTGSLLRPADKPMRDAPSLTATGSGVGVDFAKVRETWDYLTDGTERFEVTHKDRVRTTVDGDTYRTEAAEPVTLAPGRSHSFDWTESYTFTAAERTKEQAKARDVLARPASVVSASDARWRGYVAGVTRGVPADRRRTAVKSLETLVTNWRSAAGQIKHDGITPSISYKWFTGGIWAWDTWKQAVGTARFAPELAESQIRSMFDWQIEPDSTTRPQDAGMIPDVIFYNDPARGGGNWNERNSKPPLAAWAVWEVYAKTGDKAFLREMYPKLTAYQAWWYRNRDHDHNGLAEYGATVDPANNTPEERRLAAAWESGMDNAPRFDATLGTGIVANKAADGTLLGYSIDQESVDLNSYLAADQGYLARIAGALGRRADAKHWKERSTATSAAVRATMYDPADGWFHDTALGTGAPLTARGRGIEGAVPLWTGTASAAQARTVRDKLTDPAEFATTVPFPTVAKSSPYFSPTAYWRGPVWLDQAYFALGGLRRYGYGKDADALTDRLLTHASGLAGNGPVMENYDPTTGAPLNSPNFSWSAALLLPMLTGDR, encoded by the coding sequence ATGACCCGTTGGAGAGACCGGCACCTGACCGGACACCGTCCCCTGAGCGCCCTGACCGCACTCCTTCTCGCCGGCGGCGCCCTCGCCGTACCGCAGACGGCCACCGCCCACGGACACCCGAAGCCCCCGCCCTCCTACGCCGACGTCCTCGAACTGCACGGCACCCCCGCCGCAGCCCAGCCCGGCGACGACGAGGACAACAACCCCGTCACCGTCTTCGCCGACCGCGGCGCCTGGCACGCCTACGCCCTGCCGGAGCCCGGCGACAAGGACGCCTACGGCGGCTTCACCGGCCCCCTCTACATCGCCCAGGAATACCCCTGGTGGCTCAGCAAGTCCTTCAGCCGCATCCGCCTCACCGAACACGGCCGCCCCCTGGACCTGGCAGGCGGAGGCGCACCCCGTTCCACCTCGCTCCCGGGCCGCCTCCTCCAGTCCTACGACCTCGGCCGCGGCCTGCGCCTCACCCTCGAACTCCGCTTCGCCACCGACCGCAGCGCCCTGGTCAGGGCCGAGGTCCGCAACACCGGCCCGGCGCCCCGCACCCTGGGCGCCGACTGGACCGGCAGCCTGCTGCGGCCCGCCGACAAGCCGATGCGCGACGCGCCGTCGCTGACCGCAACCGGCTCCGGCGTCGGGGTCGACTTCGCGAAGGTCCGCGAGACCTGGGACTACCTCACCGACGGCACGGAACGCTTCGAGGTCACCCACAAGGACCGCGTCCGCACGACCGTGGACGGCGACACCTACCGCACCGAGGCCGCGGAACCGGTGACCCTCGCGCCCGGCCGCTCGCACAGCTTCGACTGGACCGAGTCCTACACCTTCACCGCCGCCGAGCGCACGAAGGAGCAGGCGAAGGCCCGTGACGTACTGGCCCGCCCCGCATCCGTCGTATCCGCGTCCGACGCACGCTGGCGCGGCTATGTCGCCGGGGTGACCCGGGGCGTTCCCGCCGACCGGCGGCGTACGGCCGTGAAGTCCCTGGAGACCCTCGTCACCAACTGGCGCAGTGCGGCGGGGCAGATCAAGCACGACGGGATCACACCGTCGATTTCCTACAAGTGGTTCACCGGCGGCATCTGGGCCTGGGACACCTGGAAGCAGGCCGTCGGCACCGCGCGCTTCGCACCCGAGCTGGCCGAGTCACAGATCCGCTCCATGTTCGACTGGCAGATCGAGCCGGACTCCACGACCCGACCCCAGGACGCCGGGATGATCCCCGACGTCATCTTCTACAACGACCCCGCACGCGGCGGCGGCAACTGGAACGAACGCAACTCCAAGCCCCCACTGGCCGCCTGGGCCGTGTGGGAGGTGTACGCGAAAACCGGGGACAAGGCCTTCCTGCGCGAGATGTACCCGAAGCTCACCGCGTACCAGGCGTGGTGGTACCGCAACCGGGACCACGACCACAACGGTCTCGCCGAGTACGGCGCCACCGTCGACCCGGCCAACAACACCCCCGAGGAGCGACGCCTCGCCGCGGCCTGGGAGAGCGGCATGGACAACGCGCCCCGCTTCGACGCCACCCTCGGCACCGGCATCGTCGCCAACAAGGCCGCCGACGGCACGCTCCTCGGCTACTCCATCGACCAGGAGTCCGTCGACCTGAACTCCTATCTCGCCGCCGACCAGGGCTACTTGGCGCGCATCGCGGGCGCGCTCGGCCGCCGCGCCGACGCCAAGCACTGGAAGGAGCGCTCCACCGCCACCTCCGCCGCCGTCCGCGCGACGATGTACGACCCCGCGGACGGCTGGTTCCACGACACCGCGCTGGGCACCGGCGCACCGCTCACGGCCCGCGGCCGCGGCATCGAGGGCGCCGTCCCGCTGTGGACCGGCACGGCGTCCGCCGCGCAGGCCCGCACCGTGCGCGACAAGCTGACGGACCCGGCGGAGTTCGCCACCACCGTGCCCTTCCCGACCGTGGCGAAGAGCTCCCCCTACTTCTCGCCGACCGCGTACTGGCGCGGCCCCGTCTGGCTCGACCAGGCCTACTTCGCCCTCGGCGGTCTGCGCCGCTACGGCTACGGCAAGGACGCGGACGCCCTGACGGACCGCCTCCTCACCCATGCGTCGGGCCTCGCGGGCAACGGACCGGTCATGGAGAACTATGACCCGACCACCGGGGCGCCGCTCAACTCACCCAACTTCAGCTGGTCCGCGGCGCTGCTGCTGCCGATGCTGACGGGAGACAGGTAG
- a CDS encoding beta-galactosidase, with product MSRLTRVPGVLYGGDYNPEQWPEDVWAEDAELMLEAGVTMVTVGVFSWARLQPGPDTWDFAWFDRLLDLLHAHGIAVDLATATASPPAWLVRAHPEILPVTADGVRLEFGSRQHYCPSSPEYRAAALHLTRTLAERYAHHPALALWHIHNEYGDHVTECFCARSAAHFRTWLTDRYGTVEGLNHAWGTAFWSQRYGTYDEIEPPRTAPGPVNPTQLLDWRRFCSDALLECHRAEREALRELSPDIPATTNFMSMFKALDYWKWAEHEDLVSDDAYPDPADPRAHVNASLNYDLMRSLKGGRPWLLLEQAPSAVSWRPVNVPKKPGLQRLWSLQALARGADGIMYFQWRASRAGAEKYHSALLPHRGTASRGWRETVRFGAELARLGEVTGATTPADVAIVLDWDSWWALEADDHPSARMRWRELLRPWYAALHARAVTADFVPPHAGLDGYRAVLAPNLHLLRPENAARLAAYVRDGGHLVCGPFSGVVDGHDHIHDGGAPGPLRDVLGVSVDEFWPIPDGAAVPLASGAEATLWSEWIEPEGPDTEVVDAYAAGELTGRPAVTRHPYGTGTAWYTSAHLGDGIAAVLDEALRAAGVRPVLDAPDGVEATVRSGPQATYLFVLNHNDHDTRTPLTGPYAAGGTDLLTGTTVRDHIDLGPLGAAVLRIATDSLGETRK from the coding sequence ATGAGCCGCCTGACCCGCGTCCCCGGCGTCCTGTACGGCGGTGACTACAACCCCGAGCAGTGGCCCGAGGACGTCTGGGCCGAGGACGCCGAGCTCATGCTCGAAGCCGGCGTCACCATGGTGACCGTCGGCGTCTTCTCCTGGGCGAGGCTCCAACCCGGCCCGGACACCTGGGACTTCGCCTGGTTCGACCGGCTCCTGGACCTGCTGCATGCCCACGGCATCGCCGTCGACCTGGCCACCGCGACCGCGTCACCACCGGCCTGGCTGGTGCGCGCCCACCCCGAGATCCTGCCCGTCACCGCCGACGGCGTACGCCTCGAATTCGGCTCGCGCCAGCACTACTGCCCGTCCTCGCCCGAGTACCGGGCCGCCGCGCTGCACCTCACCCGCACCCTCGCCGAACGCTACGCACACCATCCGGCCCTCGCCCTGTGGCACATCCACAACGAGTACGGCGACCATGTCACCGAGTGCTTCTGCGCCCGCTCCGCCGCCCACTTCCGCACCTGGCTCACCGACCGCTACGGCACGGTCGAGGGCCTCAACCACGCCTGGGGCACGGCCTTCTGGTCGCAGCGCTACGGCACGTACGACGAGATCGAACCGCCGCGCACCGCTCCCGGACCGGTCAACCCGACGCAGCTCCTGGACTGGCGGCGCTTCTGCTCCGACGCCCTCCTCGAATGCCACCGCGCCGAGCGCGAGGCACTCCGGGAACTCAGCCCGGACATCCCGGCCACCACCAACTTCATGTCGATGTTCAAGGCACTCGACTACTGGAAGTGGGCCGAGCACGAGGACCTCGTCTCCGACGACGCCTACCCCGACCCCGCCGACCCCCGCGCCCACGTCAACGCCTCCCTCAACTACGACCTGATGCGCTCCCTCAAGGGCGGCCGGCCCTGGCTGCTCCTCGAACAGGCGCCGTCCGCCGTCAGCTGGCGGCCGGTCAACGTCCCCAAGAAGCCCGGCCTGCAACGCCTCTGGTCCCTCCAGGCGCTGGCCCGCGGCGCCGACGGCATCATGTACTTCCAGTGGCGCGCCTCCCGCGCCGGCGCCGAGAAGTACCACAGCGCGTTGCTCCCGCACCGCGGCACCGCGTCCCGCGGCTGGCGCGAGACCGTCCGCTTCGGCGCCGAACTCGCCCGGCTTGGCGAAGTCACCGGCGCCACCACCCCGGCGGACGTGGCGATCGTCCTCGACTGGGACTCCTGGTGGGCCCTGGAGGCCGACGACCACCCCAGTGCCCGGATGCGCTGGCGCGAGCTCCTGCGCCCCTGGTACGCGGCACTCCACGCCCGCGCCGTCACCGCCGACTTCGTACCCCCGCACGCCGGCCTCGACGGCTACCGGGCCGTCCTCGCGCCCAATCTCCACCTGCTGCGGCCCGAGAACGCCGCACGCCTCGCCGCCTACGTACGCGACGGCGGCCACCTGGTGTGCGGCCCCTTCAGCGGCGTCGTCGACGGCCACGACCACATCCACGACGGTGGCGCACCGGGACCGCTGCGGGACGTACTCGGCGTGTCCGTCGACGAGTTCTGGCCGATCCCCGACGGAGCGGCGGTGCCCCTCGCCTCCGGCGCCGAGGCCACCCTGTGGAGCGAGTGGATCGAGCCCGAGGGCCCGGACACGGAGGTCGTCGACGCGTACGCGGCCGGCGAGCTGACCGGTCGCCCCGCCGTCACCCGCCACCCCTACGGCACCGGCACCGCCTGGTACACGAGCGCCCACCTCGGCGACGGCATCGCGGCGGTGCTCGACGAAGCGCTGCGCGCAGCGGGCGTACGCCCCGTGCTCGACGCCCCCGACGGCGTCGAGGCCACCGTGCGCTCGGGCCCGCAGGCCACCTACCTCTTCGTCCTCAACCACAACGACCACGACACCCGGACGCCACTGACCGGCCCCTACGCCGCCGGCGGCACCGACCTGCTCACCGGAACCACCGTCCGCGACCACATCGACCTCGGCCCACTCGGCGCCGCCGTCCTGCGCATCGCCACCGACTCCCTTGGAGAGACCCGGAAATGA
- a CDS encoding carbohydrate ABC transporter permease produces the protein MTALQQAPVRVHPARRAGRYLVRLFLAAGAVVSLVPFLWMAIAATHSTSELFRSPPPFLPGGELLDNLVRLQDTIGFGRVLLNSVGIAVVHTALSSLISAMCGYGLAKYRFRGRGLLLGAVLATMMIPFQVLLVPLFQMMASVGWIDSYQAVILPFLANSFGILLMRQSFVDFPDELLESARIDGSGELRTFYQVVLPCVRPQLGALVIFTFMAQWNSFIWPLLMLNSEDKYTVPVALNTLTGLSHVDYSGLMLGSLLATLPLMLLFLLFQRQFVAGLLGGAVKG, from the coding sequence GTGACCGCCCTCCAGCAGGCCCCCGTACGCGTCCACCCGGCCCGGCGCGCCGGCCGATACCTCGTCCGCCTGTTCCTCGCGGCCGGCGCCGTCGTCAGCCTGGTGCCGTTCCTCTGGATGGCGATCGCCGCGACGCACTCCACGTCGGAGCTGTTCCGCTCCCCGCCGCCGTTCCTGCCCGGCGGGGAGCTGCTTGACAACCTCGTGCGGCTCCAGGACACCATCGGCTTCGGGCGGGTCCTCCTCAACAGCGTCGGCATCGCCGTCGTCCACACCGCGCTCAGCTCACTGATCTCCGCCATGTGCGGCTACGGACTCGCCAAGTACCGCTTCCGCGGCCGGGGCCTGCTGCTCGGCGCCGTGCTCGCCACGATGATGATCCCCTTCCAGGTGCTGCTCGTGCCGCTGTTCCAGATGATGGCGAGCGTCGGCTGGATCGACTCGTACCAGGCGGTGATCCTGCCGTTCCTGGCGAACTCCTTCGGCATCCTCCTGATGCGGCAGAGCTTCGTCGACTTCCCCGACGAGCTCCTCGAATCGGCCCGGATCGACGGCTCCGGCGAGCTGCGCACCTTCTACCAGGTCGTGCTGCCGTGCGTACGCCCACAGCTCGGCGCCCTGGTCATCTTCACGTTCATGGCGCAGTGGAACAGCTTCATCTGGCCGCTGCTCATGCTGAACTCCGAGGACAAATACACCGTGCCCGTCGCGCTCAACACCCTCACGGGGCTCTCCCACGTCGACTACTCGGGCTTGATGCTCGGATCTCTCCTCGCCACGCTTCCGCTGATGCTCCTCTTCCTGCTCTTCCAGCGGCAGTTCGTGGCCGGACTCCTCGGCGGGGCGGTGAAGGGATGA
- a CDS encoding carbohydrate ABC transporter permease, producing the protein MAVDTAHDRPVAPARAPAPARRRRRRPTAWIFAGPAAALFAIFFAYPLGASLLQSFTTEDTGATRWVGLDQYRRMIDDPAFLESLFNTGIILVVQVPVMIGLALVLAVLLNQSWLRFRGTWRAVYFLPAVTTLVAYAVVFQVLLKTDGGLVNQILGTIGIGQVDWLNSPTWARVSLIASLTWRWTGYNAVILLAGLQSIGKEQYEAAAIDGSGTLSTYTRVILPQLRPVVLFCVITSTIGTLQLFDENYVLTRGGPDDATLTPVVYLYKVGFQQLDFGYAAAIAWVVVALIAAISALQYVAFGRERRR; encoded by the coding sequence ATGGCCGTCGACACCGCCCACGACCGGCCGGTCGCCCCCGCCCGCGCCCCGGCCCCGGCACGCCGCAGGCGCCGGCGCCCCACCGCCTGGATCTTCGCCGGACCCGCGGCCGCCCTCTTCGCGATCTTCTTCGCCTATCCGCTGGGCGCGAGCCTCCTGCAGAGCTTCACCACCGAGGACACCGGCGCCACCCGCTGGGTCGGACTCGACCAGTACCGGCGCATGATCGACGACCCCGCGTTCCTGGAGTCCCTGTTCAACACCGGGATCATCCTCGTCGTGCAGGTCCCCGTCATGATCGGCCTGGCACTCGTCCTCGCCGTCCTGCTCAATCAGTCCTGGCTGCGCTTCCGCGGCACCTGGCGCGCGGTCTACTTCCTGCCCGCCGTCACCACACTCGTCGCGTACGCCGTCGTCTTCCAGGTCCTCCTCAAGACCGACGGCGGCCTCGTCAACCAGATCCTCGGCACCATCGGCATCGGCCAGGTCGACTGGCTCAACAGTCCCACCTGGGCGCGTGTCTCCCTGATCGCGTCGCTGACCTGGCGCTGGACCGGCTACAACGCCGTCATCCTGCTCGCCGGACTCCAGTCCATCGGCAAGGAGCAGTACGAGGCCGCGGCGATCGACGGCTCCGGCACCCTGTCCACGTACACGCGCGTGATCCTTCCGCAGCTGCGCCCGGTCGTCCTGTTCTGCGTGATCACCTCCACCATCGGGACGCTCCAGCTCTTCGACGAGAACTACGTCCTCACCCGCGGCGGCCCCGACGACGCGACCCTCACCCCGGTCGTCTACCTCTACAAGGTCGGCTTCCAGCAGCTCGACTTCGGCTACGCCGCCGCCATCGCCTGGGTCGTCGTGGCCCTCATCGCCGCGATCTCCGCCCTCCAGTACGTCGCCTTCGGAAGGGAGCGCCGCCGGTGA
- a CDS encoding ABC transporter substrate-binding protein → MGGAGGGEARDIGGGKDDGGGKVGGKITVWSWDVAAKAMKRLARTFEERHPGTTVDIVDIGYDNAYDKITVGLRGGSGLADVLTVEGSHMPRYLGNFPSGFYDLTSLGGRYGGDFDRAAWRTVTGKDSAVFALPWDIGPCALYYRTDHFRAAGVDPKSLLTWDDYVVAGVRIKKATGRKLLIMDSTDTGILPMLLQQQGQSYFKDGRVAVDTPEAVKALTLMKTLHDEGLVDYEKGWDGLVTGTKEGKATTTPTAAWWMGTLTDEMPELKGRFGVVPLPGFTADGIRTSNIGGSTLCVPAQSKNPRLAWAFIQFLLTGKANQVSMLKREGLFPAYLPALDDPYLSEKQEYFGGRPALDVFARLARNIPPVENNKDDAKATDIMVSAVTGVMLRGKDPRAALDSAARQIAAATGRERVK, encoded by the coding sequence ATGGGCGGCGCGGGCGGCGGAGAGGCCCGCGACATCGGCGGCGGGAAGGACGACGGAGGGGGCAAGGTCGGCGGAAAGATCACCGTCTGGTCGTGGGATGTCGCCGCCAAGGCCATGAAGCGCCTCGCCCGCACCTTCGAGGAGCGCCACCCCGGCACCACCGTCGACATCGTCGACATCGGCTACGACAACGCCTACGACAAGATCACCGTGGGCCTGCGCGGCGGCTCGGGCCTCGCCGACGTCCTCACGGTCGAGGGCAGCCACATGCCGCGCTACCTGGGCAACTTCCCGAGCGGTTTCTACGACCTGACGAGCCTCGGCGGCCGCTACGGAGGCGACTTCGACCGCGCCGCGTGGCGCACCGTCACCGGCAAGGACAGCGCGGTCTTCGCCCTGCCCTGGGACATCGGCCCCTGCGCGCTCTACTACCGCACGGACCACTTCCGCGCCGCAGGAGTCGACCCCAAATCGCTGCTGACCTGGGACGACTACGTGGTGGCGGGCGTCCGCATCAAGAAGGCGACCGGCCGCAAGCTGCTCATCATGGACTCCACGGACACCGGGATCCTGCCGATGCTGCTCCAGCAGCAGGGCCAGTCCTACTTCAAGGACGGCCGGGTCGCGGTCGACACCCCGGAGGCCGTGAAGGCCCTGACGCTGATGAAGACCCTGCACGACGAGGGGCTCGTCGACTACGAGAAGGGCTGGGACGGCCTAGTCACCGGCACCAAGGAGGGCAAGGCCACCACCACGCCCACCGCCGCCTGGTGGATGGGTACGCTCACCGACGAGATGCCGGAGCTGAAGGGCAGATTCGGGGTGGTGCCGCTGCCCGGATTCACCGCCGACGGCATCCGCACCTCGAACATCGGCGGCTCCACGCTCTGCGTCCCCGCGCAGAGCAAGAACCCCCGGCTGGCCTGGGCGTTCATCCAGTTCCTGCTCACCGGCAAGGCGAACCAGGTCTCCATGCTCAAGCGCGAGGGCCTCTTCCCCGCCTATCTGCCCGCGCTCGACGACCCGTACCTGAGCGAGAAGCAGGAGTACTTCGGCGGCCGGCCGGCCCTCGACGTGTTCGCCCGGCTCGCCCGCAACATCCCGCCGGTCGAGAACAACAAGGACGACGCGAAGGCCACCGACATCATGGTCTCCGCCGTCACCGGCGTGATGCTGCGGGGCAAGGACCCGCGCGCCGCCCTGGACTCGGCCGCGCGGCAGATCGCCGCGGCCACCGGCCGCGAAAGGGTGAAGTAG
- the gcvPA gene encoding aminomethyl-transferring glycine dehydrogenase subunit GcvPA, with protein sequence MTSPQDSAHTHAHPYIPNAVPAVRQAMLEEIGAASVEDFYADIPDGIRLHRPLDLPAPLRSEAELTRHMEELLGRNTSTRQALSFLGSGCYQHHVPAVVDEVVNRSEFLTAYAGEPYEDHGRFQALWEYQSMMAELLDVEIVNVPVYDGFQASGTALRMAGRITGRRRVLVATAIDTDKLSRIRDYVRPDHDVTVVPVDPDTGCADLDAVREALAAGDTAAVYADTPSALGIVDEALPRLAELAHDAGALYVVGCNPLTLGVLAPPSAYGADIACGDIQPLGLHQSFGGANAGFIATRDEEALVAEYPSRLFGLVPTTVEGEYGFGDVAYERTSFALREEGKEWVGTAAALHGIGAGVYLALMGPQGMREIGDTILALTAYARRRLAEVPGIAVPYGDALHFADFTVRYTGSRTATEIRAELKERGIFGSTPTGTHEAAFCVTEVHTKADIDRLAATLEEIVK encoded by the coding sequence ATGACGTCACCCCAGGACTCCGCCCACACCCACGCCCATCCCTACATCCCGAACGCGGTTCCGGCCGTGCGGCAGGCGATGCTGGAGGAGATCGGCGCCGCGAGCGTCGAGGACTTCTACGCCGACATCCCGGACGGCATCCGGCTGCACCGCCCCCTGGATCTGCCGGCCCCGCTGCGTTCGGAGGCCGAACTCACCCGTCATATGGAGGAGTTGCTCGGCCGCAACACTTCGACGCGGCAGGCGCTCAGCTTCCTCGGCTCCGGCTGCTACCAGCACCACGTACCGGCGGTCGTGGACGAGGTGGTCAACCGCAGCGAGTTCCTCACGGCGTACGCCGGCGAGCCGTACGAGGACCACGGTCGCTTCCAGGCGCTGTGGGAGTACCAGTCGATGATGGCCGAGCTGCTCGACGTCGAGATCGTCAACGTCCCGGTGTACGACGGCTTCCAGGCCTCGGGGACGGCCCTGCGCATGGCCGGCCGGATCACGGGCCGCCGCCGCGTGCTCGTCGCCACCGCGATCGACACCGACAAGCTCTCCCGCATACGTGACTACGTACGCCCCGACCACGACGTGACGGTGGTCCCGGTCGACCCGGACACCGGCTGCGCCGACCTCGACGCGGTGCGCGAGGCGCTCGCCGCCGGCGACACGGCGGCGGTGTACGCGGACACTCCCTCCGCGCTCGGCATCGTCGACGAGGCGCTCCCCCGCCTCGCCGAACTCGCCCACGACGCAGGTGCGTTGTACGTCGTGGGCTGCAATCCGCTGACGCTCGGCGTGCTCGCGCCTCCCTCCGCGTACGGCGCCGACATCGCGTGCGGCGACATCCAGCCGCTGGGCCTGCACCAGAGTTTCGGCGGCGCCAACGCGGGCTTCATCGCCACCCGCGACGAGGAGGCACTGGTCGCCGAGTACCCGTCACGTCTGTTCGGCCTCGTGCCCACGACCGTCGAGGGCGAGTACGGCTTCGGCGACGTGGCCTACGAGCGGACCTCGTTCGCGCTGCGCGAGGAGGGCAAGGAGTGGGTCGGCACGGCCGCCGCGCTGCACGGCATCGGTGCCGGGGTCTATCTCGCGCTGATGGGACCGCAGGGCATGCGGGAGATCGGCGACACGATCCTCGCGCTCACCGCGTACGCCCGCAGGCGCCTCGCCGAGGTGCCCGGCATCGCGGTCCCGTACGGCGACGCCCTGCACTTCGCCGACTTCACCGTCCGCTACACGGGCAGCAGAACGGCCACCGAGATCCGCGCCGAACTCAAGGAGCGGGGCATCTTCGGCTCCACCCCGACCGGCACGCACGAGGCCGCGTTCTGCGTCACCGAAGTCCATACCAAGGCCGACATCGACCGGCTCGCCGCGACCCTTGAGGAGATCGTCAAGTGA
- the gcvPB gene encoding aminomethyl-transferring glycine dehydrogenase subunit GcvPB: MTAPHAPVSVSPEEARIAGKPRLRRFRQASWDEKLIFELGSPGERGVLVPTADPSIGKPTIPDALRRTDPPALPEMSQQQVLRHYLRLSQENLGADLNIDVGQGTCTMKYSPKVNDQFVRDLRIAALHPLQDEDTVQGVLGIIHSLEQLLKEISGMDRVSLQPGAGSAAIYTNVAMIRAYFTARGELEQRDEVITTIFSHPSNAACAKTAGFKVITLHPDADGYPDIEALKAAVGPRTAALLITNPEDTGIYNPRIEEFVRIVHEAGGLCSYDQANANGILGITRARDAGFDLCHFNLHKTFSTPHACGGPAAGACAVTEELAPYLPRPTVEFDPETGVYRLDDERPESVGKMRPFYGVVPNLVRAYAWIMSLGAEGLRAAAETAVLNNNYLLHKVRQIPGVSVPYAAGRPRVEQVRYSWEKLHQDTGLHSEDIGLRAADFGTHYWTSHHPYVVPEPMTLEPTESYTRADLDEYAAILAEIAREAYEDPETVRTAPHRSTIHRVRPEALDDPAVWAVSWRAYRRKVLGEAGRP, from the coding sequence GTGACCGCCCCGCACGCGCCCGTATCCGTCTCCCCCGAGGAGGCGCGCATCGCAGGCAAGCCGCGCCTCCGCCGGTTCCGGCAGGCCTCCTGGGACGAGAAGCTGATCTTCGAGCTCGGTTCACCGGGCGAGCGCGGCGTCCTCGTCCCGACCGCGGACCCGTCCATCGGGAAGCCCACGATTCCCGACGCTCTGCGCCGCACCGACCCGCCCGCCCTGCCTGAGATGTCCCAACAGCAGGTCCTGCGCCACTACTTGCGGCTCTCGCAGGAGAACCTGGGCGCCGATCTCAACATCGACGTCGGCCAGGGCACCTGCACCATGAAGTACAGCCCCAAGGTCAACGACCAGTTCGTCCGCGACCTCCGGATCGCGGCGCTGCACCCCCTCCAGGACGAGGACACGGTCCAGGGCGTCCTCGGGATCATCCACAGTCTGGAGCAGCTCCTGAAGGAGATCTCCGGCATGGACCGGGTCTCGCTCCAGCCGGGTGCGGGCTCCGCCGCGATCTACACCAACGTGGCCATGATCCGCGCCTACTTCACCGCGCGCGGCGAGCTGGAGCAGCGCGACGAGGTCATCACGACGATCTTCTCCCACCCGTCCAACGCGGCCTGCGCGAAGACGGCCGGCTTCAAGGTCATCACCCTCCACCCGGACGCGGACGGCTATCCGGACATCGAGGCCCTCAAGGCGGCAGTCGGCCCGCGCACGGCGGCGCTCCTCATCACGAACCCCGAGGACACCGGCATCTACAACCCGCGCATCGAGGAGTTCGTACGGATCGTGCACGAGGCGGGCGGCCTGTGCTCGTACGACCAGGCCAACGCGAACGGCATCCTCGGCATCACGCGCGCCCGGGACGCGGGCTTCGACCTGTGCCACTTCAATCTGCACAAGACGTTCTCGACGCCGCACGCGTGCGGCGGTCCGGCGGCCGGGGCCTGTGCCGTCACCGAGGAGCTCGCCCCGTATCTCCCGCGCCCCACCGTCGAGTTCGACCCGGAGACGGGCGTGTACCGGCTGGACGACGAGCGGCCCGAGTCGGTCGGCAAGATGCGGCCGTTCTACGGCGTCGTGCCGAATCTGGTCCGCGCGTACGCGTGGATCATGTCGCTCGGCGCCGAGGGGCTGCGGGCCGCCGCCGAGACGGCCGTCCTCAACAACAACTACCTGCTCCACAAGGTCCGGCAGATCCCGGGCGTCTCCGTCCCGTACGCGGCCGGGCGCCCGCGCGTCGAGCAGGTCCGCTACAGCTGGGAGAAGCTCCACCAGGACACCGGCCTGCACTCCGAGGACATCGGCCTGCGCGCCGCGGACTTCGGCACGCACTACTGGACCAGCCACCACCCGTACGTGGTGCCGGAACCCATGACGCTGGAGCCGACCGAGTCCTACACGCGCGCCGACCTCGACGAGTACGCGGCGATCCTCGCGGAGATCGCCCGCGAGGCGTACGAGGACCCGGAGACCGTGCGCACGGCGCCGCACCGTTCGACCATCCACCGGGTACGCCCGGAGGCCCTGGACGACCCCGCGGTCTGGGCGGTCTCGTGGCGCGCCTACCGCCGCAAGGTGCTGGGCGAGGCGGGCCGCCCGTGA